The following are from one region of the Thermoproteus uzoniensis 768-20 genome:
- a CDS encoding DUF362 domain-containing protein, translating into MAEQRDLSQYQRVVIDQDLCISCGACVAVCPWQALELDENAKARLIWEKCYDDFSCVAACPVKCIYKTSEAPDDAKKKPNWYRLGRQLSPDEQKILNDWKAKFGIPVDPLPPS; encoded by the coding sequence ATGGCCGAGCAGAGGGATCTATCCCAATACCAGAGGGTGGTGATCGATCAAGATCTATGTATATCATGCGGCGCATGCGTGGCTGTATGTCCCTGGCAAGCTCTAGAGCTGGACGAGAACGCGAAGGCGCGCCTAATTTGGGAGAAGTGCTACGACGACTTCAGCTGCGTGGCCGCGTGTCCCGTGAAGTGTATATACAAGACTAGCGAGGCGCCTGACGACGCCAAGAAGAAGCCCAACTGGTATAGATTGGGCAGACAGTTGAGCCCCGACGAGCAGAAGATATTGAACGACTGGAAGGCGAAGTTCGGCATACCGGTGGATCCACTGCCTCCGAGCTGA
- the cobB gene encoding NAD-dependent protein deacetylase, with amino-acid sequence MEKIFQIADLLNRSSCAVALTGAGVSTASGIPDFRGPQGIWRSVDPSKFEISYFYQNPDEVWRLFTSIFVPKGEVAPNAAHRALAQLESMGRLCAVITQNVDGLHQAAGSVRVVELHGSVKYAVCTKCGMKYTLSEVLSKYNGSAPRCRVCGGILKPDVVFFGEPLPQEAFNEAVLLSELADVFMVIGSSLAVAPANRLPLIAKRHGAKIVIINSGPTEMDEIADIVVEGRAEEILPKIVEALRASYSEGTPRH; translated from the coding sequence ATGGAAAAAATTTTTCAAATCGCCGATCTGTTAAATAGATCCAGTTGCGCGGTAGCCCTTACAGGCGCCGGCGTGTCCACAGCCAGCGGCATACCGGACTTCAGAGGTCCCCAAGGCATTTGGAGAAGCGTAGATCCCTCCAAGTTCGAGATCTCGTACTTCTACCAAAACCCCGACGAGGTCTGGAGGTTGTTCACCTCGATATTCGTGCCTAAGGGAGAAGTCGCTCCCAACGCCGCGCATAGGGCCTTGGCGCAGCTGGAATCCATGGGGAGGCTGTGCGCCGTCATTACTCAGAACGTCGACGGGCTACATCAGGCGGCCGGGTCCGTCAGAGTCGTAGAGCTACACGGCTCGGTCAAGTACGCGGTATGTACAAAATGCGGCATGAAGTATACGCTTAGCGAGGTGCTATCGAAATATAACGGCTCTGCGCCTAGGTGTAGGGTCTGCGGAGGTATCTTGAAGCCCGACGTGGTGTTCTTCGGAGAGCCTCTGCCCCAGGAGGCGTTCAACGAAGCCGTGTTGCTCTCCGAACTCGCCGACGTCTTCATGGTCATAGGCTCCTCGCTGGCCGTGGCGCCGGCTAACCGGTTGCCGTTGATAGCAAAAAGACATGGGGCGAAGATCGTGATTATAAACTCCGGGCCTACCGAGATGGACGAGATAGCCGACATCGTAGTCGAGGGGAGGGCCGAGGAGATACTTCCCAAGATAGTCGAGGCCCTAAGAGCAAGCTATAGCGAAGGGACTCCTAGACACTAG
- a CDS encoding DUF309 domain-containing protein yields MRDLRYLIIAENPGFAPSQRAQLLRELRGILPALNVRVASRHLEILVRGINAEDARRKVEGAVGRVYAVIDVTDEDSLGSGDIGRFVELFNSERFWEAHAEIEPAWRRSGDRALQGLILMSAAFVKLQEGAPDKFVLLAQEALELLEGAPQKIGCIDVLKLREQLAKSLVSRSPFAIACS; encoded by the coding sequence ATGAGAGATCTAAGATATCTTATAATAGCTGAAAACCCGGGCTTCGCGCCCTCTCAGAGGGCCCAACTACTGCGCGAGCTTAGGGGCATTCTCCCCGCACTAAACGTGAGGGTAGCCTCGCGCCACCTTGAGATCCTCGTGCGCGGCATCAATGCCGAGGATGCCAGACGTAAGGTGGAGGGGGCCGTAGGACGCGTCTACGCCGTAATTGACGTAACCGATGAGGACTCGCTGGGTAGCGGCGATATAGGCAGATTCGTTGAGCTATTTAACTCCGAGCGGTTCTGGGAAGCCCACGCTGAGATAGAGCCGGCTTGGCGTAGAAGCGGCGATAGGGCTCTACAGGGCCTGATATTGATGTCGGCCGCCTTCGTCAAGTTGCAGGAGGGGGCGCCCGACAAGTTCGTCCTTCTGGCACAGGAGGCGCTCGAGCTCCTCGAAGGCGCCCCTCAGAAGATCGGCTGTATAGACGTGCTGAAGTTAAGGGAACAGCTCGCGAAATCCCTAGTGTCTAGGAGTCCCTTCGCTATAGCTTGCTCTTAG
- a CDS encoding phosphoadenosine phosphosulfate reductase family protein: MRIYWCEELNVPVLDPHDVADRCNNIRPVYVTEPGDVRPAFEADLEIVRGAVEYELGDASLRDLVPSGEVVLLNKIPGYADQADEVIVRGRIVGHRFYDVVEGRWRFRPLYEGVSEILARRRGWWAIVDLQDLPVGYDIHRDRVIEGSLPERRYTHVAISTKDGKIHGVAKLFRGARLHVVKSWRARPRLPEGRPSDMRLFAELNRAHIERKAKEAVEFLSRVFSQYKLPVVVSYSGGKDSLVALDLVARTGHPYAILFNDTGLEAPETYDNVKEVVERYKAELIVASAGDRFWKALDEFGPPARDYRWCCKVIKLAPITKAVAERFPQGIISVVGQRAAESFQRAKLGKISSSRWVARTIVVAPLQDWIALEVWGYIFLHDLPYNKAYERGFDRLGCVVCPANEMAELELVRISYPGIYERLEEKISEHYKDETYLRYGLWRWRKAIPGDLKRFIKLSVKAEYPVRIRRTDRGLELAGVHPDAATALQLLKMLGEVRREGDTIRVVQKDGEVRLSSDFSKIEGRAALDAAALVVRASICGHCDLCISWCPTKALRRNSEGRFVVDESRCIGCLICSKACPSAQYLVYRIADGGAPTHRGTNY, translated from the coding sequence GTGCGCATCTATTGGTGCGAGGAGCTGAACGTGCCCGTGCTGGATCCCCACGATGTAGCCGACAGATGCAACAACATACGCCCTGTCTACGTCACCGAGCCGGGCGACGTCAGGCCTGCGTTCGAGGCCGATCTAGAGATCGTGAGGGGGGCCGTGGAGTACGAGCTCGGCGACGCCTCTCTGAGAGATTTAGTGCCCAGCGGCGAGGTGGTCCTTCTCAACAAGATCCCGGGCTACGCGGACCAAGCCGACGAGGTCATAGTCAGGGGGAGGATCGTGGGCCACAGGTTCTACGATGTCGTGGAGGGACGGTGGAGGTTCCGCCCCCTCTATGAGGGCGTCAGCGAGATCTTGGCCAGAAGACGGGGGTGGTGGGCGATCGTCGATCTCCAAGATCTCCCCGTCGGCTACGACATACATAGAGACCGCGTGATCGAGGGCTCTCTCCCCGAGCGCCGCTACACGCACGTCGCCATCTCGACCAAGGACGGGAAGATACACGGCGTCGCGAAGCTTTTCAGAGGCGCGAGGCTCCACGTAGTGAAGTCGTGGAGGGCCAGGCCGAGGTTGCCGGAGGGGAGGCCTAGCGATATGAGGCTGTTCGCCGAGCTGAACCGCGCCCACATAGAGAGGAAGGCCAAGGAGGCGGTCGAGTTCCTCTCGAGGGTCTTCTCGCAGTACAAGCTCCCCGTGGTGGTCTCCTACTCGGGCGGGAAGGACAGCTTGGTGGCCTTAGATCTAGTGGCCAGAACCGGCCACCCCTACGCCATACTGTTCAACGACACGGGCTTGGAAGCCCCGGAGACGTACGACAACGTGAAGGAGGTAGTCGAGAGGTATAAGGCGGAGCTGATAGTGGCCTCGGCGGGCGACAGGTTCTGGAAGGCGCTGGACGAGTTCGGCCCGCCGGCCCGCGACTACCGATGGTGTTGCAAGGTGATAAAACTGGCGCCTATAACCAAGGCGGTGGCCGAGCGCTTCCCGCAGGGCATCATATCCGTGGTCGGCCAGAGGGCGGCGGAGTCCTTCCAGAGGGCCAAGCTCGGCAAGATCTCCTCGAGCCGCTGGGTGGCTAGGACCATAGTGGTGGCCCCCCTCCAGGACTGGATAGCGCTGGAGGTCTGGGGCTATATCTTCCTCCACGACCTCCCCTACAACAAGGCCTACGAGAGGGGATTCGACAGGCTTGGTTGCGTTGTCTGCCCTGCCAACGAGATGGCCGAGCTAGAGCTGGTGCGTATAAGCTACCCGGGCATCTACGAGAGGCTTGAGGAGAAGATCTCGGAGCACTACAAAGACGAGACCTATCTCAGATACGGGCTGTGGCGCTGGAGGAAGGCCATCCCGGGCGATCTCAAGAGATTCATCAAGCTGTCCGTCAAAGCGGAATACCCCGTGAGGATTAGGCGCACGGACAGAGGGCTGGAGCTGGCGGGCGTCCATCCCGACGCCGCCACCGCGCTACAGTTGTTGAAGATGCTCGGCGAAGTGCGCCGGGAGGGCGACACGATACGAGTAGTGCAGAAGGACGGCGAGGTGAGGCTATCCAGCGACTTCTCCAAGATCGAGGGCCGCGCGGCCCTGGACGCGGCAGCGCTTGTGGTGCGCGCCTCTATCTGCGGACATTGCGATCTGTGCATAAGCTGGTGTCCCACCAAGGCTCTCAGAAGGAACTCCGAGGGACGTTTCGTGGTCGACGAGAGTAGATGTATAGGATGCCTTATCTGTTCCAAGGCGTGTCCCTCTGCCCAATATCTGGTATATAGGATCGCCGATGGGGGAGCCCCCACGCATAGAGGGACAAACTATTAA
- a CDS encoding nucleotidyltransferase family protein, which translates to MRALILAGGFGKRLYPLTSEVPKPLLSVAGKPILVRQIEWLRGQGFRDFVLAVGYLRHKVFEALGDGRRLGVRIFYSVEEEPLGTAGAIKNAAPFLDDDVFVATNGDVVTDISVKPLLDALSDADAAIALVPLRSPYGVVEVDGDGYVSAFREKPVLEGYLINAGVYAMRREVLGLLPEKGNIEETTFPQLAKKRRLKAVVYRDAFWRSIDTVKDLEEVERILGGDGKP; encoded by the coding sequence ATGCGCGCCTTGATTTTGGCTGGGGGTTTCGGCAAGAGGCTTTATCCGTTGACTAGCGAGGTGCCGAAGCCTCTTCTGTCTGTTGCGGGGAAGCCTATTCTTGTGAGGCAGATCGAGTGGCTTAGGGGTCAGGGCTTCCGGGATTTCGTCCTCGCTGTGGGGTATCTGCGCCATAAGGTATTCGAGGCTTTAGGCGACGGGAGGAGGCTGGGCGTGAGGATATTCTACAGCGTGGAGGAGGAGCCTCTCGGCACAGCCGGCGCCATCAAGAACGCCGCGCCGTTTCTAGACGACGACGTCTTCGTGGCCACTAACGGCGACGTAGTGACCGACATCTCAGTCAAGCCTCTCCTAGACGCCCTGTCCGACGCAGACGCCGCGATCGCCCTAGTCCCTCTGAGAAGCCCCTACGGCGTCGTCGAGGTCGACGGAGACGGGTACGTCTCGGCCTTTAGAGAAAAACCCGTCCTGGAGGGCTATCTCATAAACGCAGGCGTCTACGCCATGAGGAGGGAGGTTTTGGGGTTGTTGCCCGAGAAGGGCAATATCGAGGAGACCACGTTCCCGCAACTGGCCAAGAAGAGAAGGCTGAAGGCCGTGGTGTATAGAGACGCCTTCTGGAGATCTATAGACACCGTGAAAGATCTGGAAGAGGTCGAGAGGATATTAGGCGGCGATGGAAAGCCTTGA
- a CDS encoding glutamate--tRNA ligase, with protein MESLEDVVLKYALLNAVKYGGRAEPKAVMSKIMAERPDLRSKAREIKALVDSVVEKVNSMGLEEQRALLASRWPEALEERKERAEKRPSVEALPPLPEADQSKGVVVRFAPNPDFVLHLGSARPAILNYAYKLKYGGRFVLRFEDTDPRIKKPLVTDEVNAYEAIREDLRWLGVKWDEEYIQSSRMEIYYEHARRLIELGGAYVDLCKPEEWRRLRNAGKACPHRDASVEDNLELWDRMLRGDFGEGEAVLRVKTDLAHPDPSVRDWVAFRIIDTDKTPHPLVGSKYRVWPTYNFAVSVDDHLMGITHVLRAQEHSVNTVKQSFLFKHFGWRQPVTIHFGRLKIEGGSLSKSKLKTLRVRFDDISMPTLSGLRNRGILPEAIWELILSVGIKPSDSTVSMANLLAINRKILDPIADRYMFVPDPVRLSLDLPAKFTVRLPQHPSFPERGHRVYELGPGRVAVYISRRDAEQGEFRLMEFVNVSARKVGEDEYVGEVVGTTIDEARKRKMPIIQWVPDGSPEAVVVKPVAVGKKVEERGLVEAKALELGEGSAVQFVRYGFVKLASRKDRLFTYIHE; from the coding sequence ATGGAAAGCCTTGAGGACGTAGTCCTCAAATACGCCCTCCTAAACGCTGTCAAGTACGGAGGACGTGCCGAGCCTAAGGCTGTTATGTCCAAGATTATGGCCGAGCGGCCGGATTTGAGGTCAAAGGCGCGGGAGATCAAGGCGCTGGTGGATTCCGTGGTCGAGAAGGTAAACTCCATGGGCCTCGAGGAGCAGAGGGCATTGCTGGCGTCCAGATGGCCGGAGGCCCTCGAGGAAAGGAAGGAGAGGGCGGAGAAGAGGCCGAGTGTCGAGGCTCTGCCGCCTCTGCCGGAGGCGGATCAATCCAAGGGGGTCGTCGTCAGGTTCGCCCCAAACCCCGACTTCGTGCTCCACCTAGGCAGCGCGCGGCCCGCCATACTGAACTACGCCTACAAGCTCAAGTACGGGGGAAGGTTCGTCCTCCGTTTCGAGGACACGGATCCCAGGATAAAGAAGCCGTTAGTGACCGACGAGGTGAACGCCTACGAGGCCATAAGGGAGGATCTGAGGTGGCTTGGCGTCAAGTGGGACGAGGAGTACATCCAGTCGTCCAGGATGGAGATCTACTACGAACACGCCAGGAGGCTGATAGAGCTCGGCGGAGCCTACGTCGATCTGTGCAAGCCGGAGGAGTGGCGCAGACTCAGAAACGCGGGCAAGGCTTGCCCGCATAGAGACGCGTCGGTTGAGGACAATCTGGAGCTGTGGGATAGGATGCTCCGCGGCGACTTCGGAGAAGGCGAGGCGGTTCTGAGGGTAAAGACCGACCTAGCGCATCCGGACCCCAGCGTGAGGGACTGGGTGGCCTTCAGGATAATAGACACGGACAAGACCCCCCATCCTCTTGTGGGGTCCAAGTATAGGGTATGGCCCACCTACAACTTCGCCGTGTCTGTAGACGACCACTTGATGGGCATCACCCACGTGTTGAGGGCGCAGGAACACAGCGTGAACACAGTCAAACAGTCGTTCTTGTTCAAGCACTTCGGCTGGAGGCAACCTGTCACTATACACTTCGGGAGGCTTAAGATAGAGGGCGGCTCCTTGAGCAAATCAAAGCTCAAGACCTTGAGAGTGAGGTTCGACGACATAAGCATGCCGACGCTCTCGGGCTTGAGGAACCGGGGAATACTCCCGGAGGCCATATGGGAGCTGATACTGAGCGTCGGCATAAAGCCGTCCGACTCCACGGTCTCTATGGCGAATCTCCTCGCAATAAACAGGAAGATCCTCGACCCCATCGCGGATAGGTATATGTTTGTGCCGGATCCAGTGCGGCTGTCGTTGGACCTCCCCGCGAAATTCACCGTGAGGCTTCCGCAACATCCCAGCTTCCCCGAACGCGGCCACCGCGTCTACGAGCTGGGGCCCGGGCGCGTGGCCGTCTACATATCCAGAAGGGATGCAGAGCAGGGCGAGTTCAGGCTGATGGAGTTCGTCAACGTCTCCGCCCGAAAAGTCGGCGAGGACGAATACGTAGGCGAGGTGGTGGGCACCACTATCGATGAAGCGCGCAAGCGAAAGATGCCCATAATACAGTGGGTGCCCGACGGATCGCCTGAGGCCGTCGTGGTCAAGCCGGTGGCGGTGGGGAAGAAAGTAGAGGAGCGCGGCCTCGTGGAGGCCAAGGCGCTAGAGCTCGGGGAGGGCTCGGCGGTGCAGTTCGTGCGCTACGGCTTCGTCAAGCTGGCGTCCAGAAAGGATAGGTTGTTCACCTACATACACGAATGA
- a CDS encoding DUF354 domain-containing protein, whose product MRLLFDALTPKQARIASLLRLEGGLDLAITCREYYHVKDMLDRYAVEYRCIGKYGETPYEKLVEGLRRQLELAELVKGLDGVLSFPSPDAVRVAFGLGKKSVVLNDTPHAYHANSLTIPLSEYLIAPAAIPEDAWRPYCPKRVATFDGLFEYMWVSRHRPNIETVRGLGLEPGRYVVFRPEEAKAAYYRWNNAELRRKLVDLVRELGYTVVNVPRYDDQIIEGAINLTKAVDHLDLAYYAAAVITGGMTMATEAALLGTPALSYFPETLYVDTYLKDKGAPLHRCRDVDGCAAELKRALDEGRKPAVRLEDPIKLIVDIAYAVF is encoded by the coding sequence ATGAGGCTTCTCTTCGACGCACTCACCCCTAAACAAGCCAGGATAGCGTCTCTGTTGAGGCTTGAGGGAGGGCTCGATCTGGCCATCACTTGTAGGGAGTACTACCACGTCAAGGATATGCTCGACCGATACGCCGTGGAGTATAGATGTATAGGCAAATACGGCGAGACTCCGTACGAGAAGCTGGTCGAGGGACTACGGCGCCAGCTAGAGCTCGCGGAGCTGGTGAAGGGGCTCGACGGCGTCTTGTCGTTCCCGAGCCCGGACGCCGTGAGGGTGGCCTTCGGCTTAGGCAAGAAGTCGGTGGTGCTCAACGACACTCCACACGCCTATCACGCCAACAGTTTGACGATACCTCTATCCGAGTACTTGATAGCCCCCGCCGCGATACCCGAGGACGCGTGGAGGCCCTACTGCCCCAAACGCGTGGCGACCTTCGACGGCCTTTTCGAGTATATGTGGGTCTCGCGCCATCGCCCCAACATAGAGACGGTCAGAGGGCTGGGGCTGGAGCCGGGGCGTTACGTGGTCTTCAGGCCGGAGGAGGCAAAGGCCGCCTATTACAGATGGAACAACGCAGAGTTGAGGCGCAAGCTCGTGGACCTAGTCAGAGAGTTGGGGTACACGGTGGTCAACGTGCCCAGATACGACGACCAGATAATCGAGGGTGCAATTAATTTAACCAAGGCCGTCGACCACCTGGATCTCGCCTACTACGCGGCGGCCGTGATCACCGGAGGCATGACCATGGCGACTGAGGCGGCCTTGCTGGGGACGCCAGCTCTGTCCTATTTTCCCGAAACCCTCTACGTCGATACGTACCTCAAGGACAAAGGCGCTCCCCTGCACAGGTGCAGAGACGTCGACGGATGCGCGGCGGAGCTGAAGAGGGCCCTGGACGAGGGTAGAAAGCCGGCGGTGAGGCTCGAGGATCCCATAAAGCTAATAGTCGACATCGCGTATGCCGTGTTTTAA
- a CDS encoding adenylate kinase family protein, with amino-acid sequence MRVLITGTPGVGKTTVCRAVAQELRIKCVEVAAVLAGKPFTSWDPHSLTYDIVDVEAAREELAKELTGNYILDTHVLDIVDDVDRVFVLRKRPDVLFKDLADRRWPLHKILDNVWAELLDYIYVEARSRWGDVYQIDVTNRSSLQTAEAVVGCLRNGACIDEEVDWLAYSLKSGFLERLESISNRASSRRSSSRRGI; translated from the coding sequence TTGAGAGTCCTCATCACCGGCACTCCTGGGGTCGGGAAGACCACAGTCTGCAGAGCTGTAGCCCAGGAACTGCGCATTAAATGCGTCGAGGTTGCCGCAGTGCTCGCTGGCAAGCCGTTTACGTCTTGGGACCCGCACTCCTTGACCTATGATATAGTTGATGTGGAGGCCGCCCGCGAGGAGCTTGCGAAGGAGCTGACGGGCAACTACATACTGGATACGCACGTCTTGGATATCGTGGATGATGTAGACCGGGTCTTCGTCCTCAGGAAGAGGCCTGACGTGCTCTTCAAGGATCTTGCAGACAGGAGGTGGCCCCTCCACAAGATCCTAGACAACGTCTGGGCTGAACTCCTCGACTACATATACGTCGAGGCGAGGAGCAGATGGGGAGATGTATACCAGATAGACGTGACCAACAGATCCAGCCTACAGACGGCCGAGGCGGTCGTCGGCTGTCTCAGAAATGGCGCGTGCATCGACGAGGAGGTCGACTGGCTTGCCTATTCGCTGAAGAGCGGATTTCTGGAGCGTCTGGAGTCTATCTCCAATAGGGCTTCTTCGCGGCGGTCTTCTTCTCGACGAGGAATTTAA
- the asnS gene encoding asparagine--tRNA ligase: MAYRRAVSIAEAFKSSGTVTVRGWVYRKRELKDKIFIVLRDSTGILQLVFARGTEAFNVAQRLNLESSLVATGLIKEEPRAPGGKELHVQSVDWYYEGAPYPINEDAAQADSEYLLDVRHLWLRSRKMQAVLKIRHTVFGAIHEYFRSRGYYEVQGPMFITAAVEGGATLFKVPYFDDVVYLTQSSQFYLEAFIFSLEKVYTIAPSFRAEPSRTRRHLTEFWHAEAEMAWYHLDDLMKVNEELISHIVSKVLEERLDELKLLGRKTEPLEAVKPPFYRVSYDEAVDILKAKGVDIKWGDDLGADEERILTLQFDKPIQLYGFPEKVKAFYHRNDPQRPEVTLSVDVLAPEGYGEIIGGGERIYDEKELVSKIERFGLNPKDYQWYIDLRRYGSVPHSGFGLGVDRVVMWIAGLDHIRDAVPFPRDIRRKYP; encoded by the coding sequence ATGGCCTATAGACGCGCTGTGAGTATAGCGGAGGCCTTTAAATCCTCCGGCACGGTGACCGTGAGAGGGTGGGTATACAGGAAAAGGGAGTTGAAAGATAAGATCTTCATAGTGCTCAGAGATTCCACCGGCATACTCCAGCTAGTGTTCGCGCGGGGCACTGAGGCCTTCAACGTAGCGCAGAGGCTGAACTTGGAGTCGTCGCTGGTCGCCACGGGCTTAATCAAGGAGGAGCCTAGGGCGCCTGGCGGCAAGGAGCTACACGTCCAGTCGGTCGACTGGTACTACGAGGGCGCGCCCTACCCCATAAACGAGGACGCGGCGCAAGCCGACAGCGAGTACCTCCTAGACGTCAGACACCTCTGGCTGAGGAGCCGGAAAATGCAGGCCGTCTTGAAAATCCGCCACACGGTGTTCGGAGCCATACACGAGTACTTCAGGTCGCGGGGCTATTACGAGGTGCAGGGGCCCATGTTCATAACCGCCGCTGTCGAGGGCGGCGCTACCCTCTTCAAGGTGCCCTACTTCGACGACGTGGTGTATCTGACCCAGAGCTCGCAGTTCTATCTAGAGGCCTTTATATTCAGCCTGGAGAAGGTCTATACCATCGCGCCGAGCTTCAGAGCCGAGCCGTCGCGCACCAGGAGACATCTGACCGAGTTCTGGCATGCAGAGGCCGAGATGGCTTGGTACCACCTAGACGACCTAATGAAGGTCAACGAGGAGCTGATATCCCATATAGTCTCCAAGGTGCTGGAGGAGAGGCTCGATGAGCTGAAGTTGTTGGGCAGGAAGACGGAGCCTCTGGAGGCGGTCAAGCCTCCGTTCTATAGGGTGTCGTACGACGAGGCCGTGGATATACTAAAGGCCAAGGGCGTCGACATAAAGTGGGGGGACGACCTAGGCGCGGACGAAGAGCGTATACTGACTCTTCAATTCGACAAGCCCATACAGCTCTACGGATTTCCGGAGAAGGTCAAGGCCTTCTACCACAGAAACGATCCCCAGAGGCCCGAGGTCACTTTAAGCGTCGATGTGCTGGCCCCCGAGGGGTACGGCGAGATTATAGGCGGCGGCGAGAGGATATACGACGAGAAGGAGCTCGTGTCCAAGATAGAGCGTTTCGGGCTCAACCCCAAGGACTACCAGTGGTATATCGACCTCAGACGCTACGGCTCCGTCCCCCACTCGGGCTTCGGGCTGGGCGTCGATAGGGTCGTCATGTGGATAGCTGGGCTTGACCACATAAGGGACGCCGTGCCGTTTCCGAGAGATATAAGGAGGAAGTATCCTTAG
- a CDS encoding NAD(P)-dependent oxidoreductase, producing MEVTVIGTGRMGAAFVKRAAQLGHKVYAWNRTRRRLEGLPATPISSPSEARGLAAVFVADDEALLSLVNEVGGDAVALMGTYSLAGADAARKALAARGIKAMAAPVVGGPGNVERGDAIYIIGGDAEVYGRYSKLFAELGKVMYVGEFEKAVVLKLAYNSLLIGTVAVLGEAASLAAAHGIPPSQFKELLQQTVFKDIGSVYIDRMYSDEPGTFALKHAGKDVRYATAAAAGRSSTIVLSAVRSLYEMLEVLGYGDAYYIKAGILESRK from the coding sequence ATGGAGGTGACGGTGATCGGCACGGGAAGGATGGGGGCCGCCTTCGTCAAAAGGGCGGCCCAATTAGGCCATAAGGTCTACGCCTGGAACAGGACGCGTAGAAGGCTAGAGGGGCTCCCCGCCACGCCTATATCGAGCCCGTCGGAGGCTCGGGGACTCGCCGCCGTGTTCGTCGCAGACGACGAGGCCCTCCTATCGTTGGTGAACGAGGTCGGAGGCGATGCAGTCGCGTTGATGGGCACATATTCTCTCGCGGGCGCCGACGCGGCACGTAAAGCTCTTGCCGCCAGAGGGATTAAGGCCATGGCGGCCCCCGTGGTTGGAGGGCCCGGAAACGTGGAGCGGGGCGACGCCATATACATAATAGGAGGCGACGCTGAGGTATACGGGAGGTATTCGAAGCTGTTCGCCGAGTTAGGCAAGGTCATGTACGTCGGCGAGTTCGAGAAGGCCGTCGTGCTTAAACTGGCCTACAACTCTCTACTAATAGGCACAGTTGCCGTTCTAGGCGAGGCCGCCTCGCTGGCCGCCGCCCACGGAATACCGCCGAGCCAGTTCAAGGAGTTGTTGCAACAGACCGTTTTCAAGGACATAGGCTCGGTGTATATAGACAGGATGTACTCCGACGAGCCCGGCACCTTCGCTCTAAAACATGCGGGCAAGGACGTGAGATACGCTACGGCGGCCGCCGCAGGCAGATCCAGCACTATAGTGCTCTCCGCGGTGAGATCTCTATACGAGATGCTCGAGGTGCTGGGGTACGGAGATGCTTATTATATAAAAGCTGGTATTTTAGAGTCTAGGAAATAG
- a CDS encoding L-threonylcarbamoyladenylate synthase, which yields MVKIVRVDPLNPRDEDIAEAAAVIRSGGLVAFPTETVYGLGADAFNAEASARIFKAKGRPADNPLIVHVSSLDMALELGDMPEKAVEVAKKAWPGPITFVVKKKADLPAVVTAGRPTVALRCPAHPVALKLIEAAGTPIAAPSANKAGRPSPTEASHVAEDLGDSVDLILDAGRTFFGVESTIVDVTREPPVLLRPGPFTVEELKSLLGEVEIPPFARGLGEADVALAPGMKYRHYAPETPLILVDFDLASAVRAARELGLRVAVLCLAGRCADADAAINVGSDLYEIAKNLYDALRRVDKVKVDVALAPTVPERGIGLAIMNRLRKASGFKFAATEEELRRLLRV from the coding sequence GTGGTGAAAATAGTGAGGGTGGATCCGCTGAATCCGCGGGACGAGGATATAGCCGAGGCCGCCGCCGTTATAAGATCGGGGGGCCTCGTGGCCTTCCCCACAGAGACCGTGTACGGCCTCGGCGCCGATGCGTTCAACGCAGAAGCTTCGGCGAGGATATTTAAGGCCAAGGGAAGGCCGGCGGACAACCCCCTCATAGTCCACGTATCCTCGCTGGACATGGCCCTCGAGCTGGGCGATATGCCGGAGAAAGCCGTCGAGGTTGCCAAGAAGGCGTGGCCGGGCCCAATAACTTTCGTGGTCAAGAAAAAGGCCGATCTGCCGGCGGTAGTCACGGCAGGCCGCCCGACGGTGGCGTTGCGCTGTCCTGCCCATCCCGTCGCTCTAAAGCTGATAGAAGCGGCCGGCACGCCTATAGCCGCCCCAAGCGCCAACAAGGCCGGGAGGCCGAGCCCCACCGAGGCCTCCCATGTGGCCGAAGACCTCGGCGACTCCGTCGACCTTATCCTTGACGCCGGTAGGACGTTCTTCGGCGTGGAGTCCACAATAGTCGACGTGACGAGGGAGCCCCCGGTCCTTCTGAGACCGGGCCCGTTCACCGTGGAGGAGCTGAAATCCTTGTTGGGCGAGGTGGAGATCCCGCCCTTCGCCAGAGGGCTGGGCGAGGCGGACGTGGCGCTCGCGCCCGGCATGAAGTATAGGCACTATGCGCCCGAGACCCCGCTGATCCTTGTCGACTTCGATCTGGCCTCTGCCGTGAGGGCGGCCCGCGAGCTGGGCCTGAGAGTAGCCGTGTTGTGTCTCGCCGGGAGGTGTGCGGATGCCGACGCCGCGATCAACGTGGGGTCTGATCTGTACGAGATAGCGAAAAACCTCTACGACGCTCTCAGACGCGTCGACAAGGTAAAGGTCGACGTGGCGCTCGCGCCCACGGTGCCGGAGAGGGGGATAGGGCTGGCCATAATGAACAGGCTGAGGAAGGCCTCCGGCTTCAAGTTCGCCGCGACTGAGGAAGAGTTGAGGAGGCTCTTGAGGGTATGA